Proteins from one Dysgonomonas sp. HDW5A genomic window:
- a CDS encoding aminoglycoside 6-adenylyltransferase, which yields MTQLQMINQTKFIAQQDENVSAIFMYGSFTKNEGDKYSDIEFYIFLKSKENFSAEKWVNQIYPVALYFTNEYGSEVAIFENMIRGEFHFLKTDEIGIIKSWEGIVSFSDFDQMNLIDKDGLLSKTLNLIKIKLPDRITNENILWLSQSLLNVLLTTSNLIKRGEFAHAHQSLSNIHKYLLWLIRLANQQTQHWESPTKNLEKDIEKIWYSEYKTTTSDSTPENLNIAVQNSLKLSNTLFDKLNVESKLKQILKRIE from the coding sequence AAAATGTTTCCGCAATTTTTATGTATGGTTCATTTACCAAAAATGAAGGAGACAAATATTCTGACATCGAATTTTATATCTTTCTAAAAAGCAAAGAAAACTTCTCAGCAGAAAAGTGGGTAAATCAAATTTATCCGGTTGCTCTATATTTCACAAATGAATATGGAAGCGAAGTCGCTATTTTCGAGAATATGATTAGAGGTGAATTTCATTTTTTAAAAACAGATGAAATTGGAATTATAAAATCGTGGGAAGGAATTGTTTCGTTTAGTGATTTTGACCAAATGAACCTCATTGACAAGGACGGACTTTTATCGAAAACGCTTAATCTAATCAAAATAAAATTGCCTGACAGAATAACAAACGAAAATATTTTGTGGTTAAGTCAATCACTATTGAATGTTTTGCTGACAACAAGTAATTTGATTAAACGGGGAGAATTTGCTCACGCTCATCAAAGTTTGTCAAACATCCATAAGTATTTGCTTTGGCTTATCAGGTTAGCAAATCAGCAAACTCAACATTGGGAAAGTCCAACCAAAAATTTAGAAAAAGATATTGAAAAAATTTGGTATTCTGAATATAAAACAACGACATCGGATTCAACCCCGGAAAATTTAAACATAGCGGTTCAAAACTCATTAAAGTTATCAAATACATTATTTGACAAACTGAATGTAGAATCAAAACTGAAGCAAATTCTAAAACGAATTGAATAA
- a CDS encoding helix-turn-helix domain-containing protein: MSNQLITSENNERVKSFLLSLDRLASLMERLFPFRKPTLNGESFYTDEELSKKLKLSRRSLQDYRNEGRIPYIKLGGKILYRSSDIEKLLQDGYKESFRK, from the coding sequence ATGAGTAACCAATTAATCACATCGGAGAACAATGAACGTGTAAAATCGTTTCTTCTTTCATTGGATCGGCTGGCTTCGCTAATGGAGCGATTGTTTCCTTTCCGCAAGCCGACTTTGAACGGAGAGAGCTTTTATACGGATGAAGAACTCTCGAAAAAACTAAAGCTAAGCAGGAGAAGTCTACAAGATTATCGTAACGAGGGGAGAATCCCATACATCAAACTGGGCGGTAAGATATTGTATCGTTCGTCGGATATTGAAAAATTACTGCAAGATGGTTACAAAGAGAGTTTTAGGAAGTAG
- a CDS encoding DUF3876 domain-containing protein gives MEEYQIYQGFPTEWLGAWESINANPDVYIFQGYDGNYYLLAYNYDKESERGNFSCYDMNADENGWYIRMGMKCCLLMSESSPYGLHITSWGSYIKC, from the coding sequence ATGGAAGAATATCAAATCTATCAAGGTTTTCCAACTGAATGGCTGGGAGCATGGGAAAGTATCAACGCTAATCCCGATGTGTATATCTTTCAGGGATATGATGGCAATTATTATCTGCTTGCGTACAACTATGACAAAGAATCGGAGCGAGGAAATTTTTCTTGCTACGACATGAATGCAGATGAAAATGGGTGGTATATTCGAATGGGAATGAAGTGTTGCCTATTAATGTCTGAAAGTTCTCCTTATGGGCTTCATATCACAAGTTGGGGTAGTTATATAAAGTGTTAA
- a CDS encoding helix-turn-helix domain-containing protein yields the protein MEIVNIEAKTFEAMLSKFESFATRMEYLCRLYGDKESEWLDNQDVCMLLNISPRTLQTLRDNGTLAYSQINHKTYYKPQDVEKALPLVEEKRKQANHQGKKL from the coding sequence ATGGAGATAGTAAATATTGAAGCAAAAACATTTGAGGCGATGCTTTCCAAATTTGAAAGTTTCGCTACCCGGATGGAATACCTTTGCCGTCTGTATGGCGACAAGGAAAGTGAATGGTTGGATAATCAGGATGTATGTATGCTCCTGAATATTTCGCCCCGAACCCTACAAACGCTTCGGGACAACGGAACGCTGGCATATTCGCAGATCAATCATAAGACTTACTATAAGCCCCAAGACGTAGAAAAAGCTCTTCCATTGGTGGAAGAAAAGCGTAAACAAGCCAATCATCAGGGAAAGAAACTGTAA
- a CDS encoding DUF3408 domain-containing protein, whose product MNSKQTDNGQQKKTMPEDWSPVPSVERKPSTPKSNNESKEELLKEFLGMEDSSVVDIGASKENANRGIGQSIQTEDEINTKDSMQTEPVIDTRSTVKRISSKQRKESLEEYQQTFLSVPTLEDRKPVFISREIRDSLDEIVRKLGGRRMSVSGFIENLARHHLEIYQDDVELWKKL is encoded by the coding sequence ATGAACAGTAAACAAACTGACAACGGTCAGCAAAAAAAGACAATGCCCGAAGACTGGTCACCTGTACCTTCGGTTGAAAGGAAACCCAGTACCCCAAAATCCAATAATGAAAGCAAAGAAGAACTTCTGAAAGAATTTCTTGGAATGGAGGATTCCAGTGTAGTGGACATTGGAGCAAGTAAAGAGAATGCCAATAGAGGCATCGGACAAAGTATCCAAACAGAAGATGAGATTAATACAAAGGATAGTATGCAAACAGAACCAGTGATAGATACACGTTCCACGGTGAAGCGTATAAGTAGCAAACAACGTAAAGAATCATTGGAGGAATATCAGCAAACATTCCTATCTGTTCCAACCCTCGAAGATCGCAAACCGGTATTTATAAGTCGAGAAATACGTGACAGTCTGGATGAGATTGTCCGTAAGTTGGGTGGACGAAGAATGAGCGTATCGGGCTTTATCGAAAACCTTGCACGCCACCATTTGGAAATTTATCAGGATGACGTTGAGTTATGGAAGAAGCTCTAA
- a CDS encoding relaxase/mobilization nuclease domain-containing protein, whose translation MIGKIVKGRSFKGCISYVLADKDAKILASEGVLEVDTKSIINSFYMQSLLNPKLSKCVGHIPLAFSPDDKERMTDQFMERLAKEYMKLMGIENTQYIIVRHSNTSHPHCHIVFNRVDNDGKTVSDRNDQYRNEKVCKQLKDKYNLTYGKGKDKVNVQKLKGAEQTKYEIYHAIKTILPKAKNWQQFEEALKQKGISIEYKRKGQTDEIQGISFKKGEHSFKGSEIDRKFSYSKLNIVFNDSSYILEQQQEQQTAIPKATETNLIENIASGVADAVSGIGSLFDIQPSNYDMNKADALRLKKKKKKIKRPRL comes from the coding sequence ATGATTGGAAAAATAGTAAAAGGACGAAGCTTTAAGGGGTGTATTTCATATGTTTTGGCTGATAAAGATGCAAAGATTTTGGCGAGTGAAGGCGTGTTGGAGGTTGATACAAAATCCATCATCAACAGTTTTTATATGCAAAGTCTGCTGAATCCGAAGCTGTCTAAATGTGTCGGGCATATACCATTAGCATTCTCTCCCGATGACAAAGAGCGGATGACGGATCAGTTTATGGAACGCTTGGCAAAAGAATATATGAAGTTGATGGGCATAGAGAATACGCAATATATCATCGTTCGCCACAGCAATACTTCTCACCCACATTGTCATATTGTATTTAACCGAGTGGATAACGATGGCAAAACTGTCTCCGACAGAAATGACCAATATCGTAACGAAAAGGTATGCAAGCAGTTGAAGGACAAGTATAATCTGACTTATGGGAAAGGTAAGGATAAAGTCAATGTTCAGAAGTTGAAGGGAGCCGAGCAAACCAAGTATGAAATCTACCATGCGATCAAAACGATTCTTCCCAAAGCTAAGAATTGGCAACAGTTTGAAGAAGCTCTCAAACAAAAAGGCATATCTATAGAGTATAAGCGCAAAGGACAAACGGATGAAATACAGGGAATTTCGTTTAAGAAAGGAGAGCATTCGTTCAAAGGTTCGGAAATAGATCGGAAATTCAGCTATTCCAAGTTGAATATAGTGTTCAACGATAGTAGCTATATTCTGGAGCAACAACAAGAGCAACAGACGGCTATTCCAAAAGCAACAGAGACTAATTTGATAGAAAATATTGCTTCGGGGGTTGCCGATGCAGTATCAGGTATAGGTAGTTTGTTTGATATCCAACCATCAAATTACGATATGAATAAAGCCGATGCCTTAAGATTAAAAAAGAAAAAGAAGAAAATCAAGAGACCAAGACTCTAA
- a CDS encoding type I restriction endonuclease subunit R, whose product MIREAQIEELFIKKLQELKYTYRNDIRDKNSLESNFREKFETLNRVRLTESEFERLKAEIITPDVFAASKLLRDRNYFQREDGTPLHYTLVNIKDWCKNEYEVINQLRINTGNSNQRYDVIILINGIPVVQIELKTLEISPRKAMQQIVDYKNDQGNGYNNTLLCFMQLFIVSNRSNTYYFSNNKNQHFSFNADEQFLPVYQFADEQNKKITHLDSFAEKFLPKCTLGEMISKYMVLVESEQKLLVMRPYQIYAVKAIVNCIHQNRGNGYIWHTTGSGKTLTSFKASTLLKDNPDVEKCLFVVDRKDLDRQTREEFNKFQEGSVEENTNTETLVRRLLSTDYADKVIVTTIQKLGLALDGNNKRNYKERLEPLSKKRIVFIFDECHRSQFGENHKAIKEFFPNAQLFGFTGTPIFDENSTQSIREGEYASNKTTKDIFEKELHAYTITNAIDDRNVLRFHIDYFEGQGNIKPKVGETITQQAIVETIIEKHNAATNSKRFNAVLATASINNAIEYYNLFKEIQKQKQKTDKDFISLNVACVFSPPAEGNKDIQQIQEDLEQEKEDNKQNPDEKKAALKSIIKDYNKQYGTNHSIYEFDLYYQDIQKRIKDHKYSNSDYHHKNKIDIVIVVDMLLTGFDSKYLNTLYVDKNLKYHGLIQAFSRTNRVLNDTKPYGNILDFRHQETSVNEAIALFSGEKSDEEAKKIWLVDPAPVVIAKYKEAVVALGDFMAQNNLVCEPQAVYNLKGDAARIAFVKNFKEVQRLKTQLDQYTDLDEDQKTVIESILPEENLRSFRSSYIETAKQFREIQQKQGDQAPVEVQQLDFEFVLFASAVIDYDYIMELIADSTQKKPTKQKLTKGQIISLLSSNSNLMDEQEDLTEYINSLDWNSGQDVNSLREGYDTFKIEKNEKEIAEIANRHGLPPSILKDFIDKIMRRMIFDGEKLTDLLEPLDLSWKERRTKELALMIDLVPHLKKQAQGREISGLAAYE is encoded by the coding sequence ATGATAAGGGAAGCACAAATAGAAGAATTGTTTATAAAAAAGTTACAAGAACTAAAATATACATATCGCAATGATATTCGTGATAAGAATTCTCTTGAGAGTAATTTCCGAGAGAAATTTGAGACTCTGAATAGAGTGAGATTGACAGAGAGTGAATTTGAGCGCTTAAAAGCGGAAATTATAACTCCTGATGTATTTGCAGCTTCAAAATTATTGCGAGACAGGAACTATTTTCAGCGTGAAGATGGGACACCTCTTCATTATACATTGGTAAATATAAAAGACTGGTGCAAAAATGAATATGAGGTTATTAATCAATTGAGAATAAATACAGGAAATAGCAATCAGAGATATGATGTAATTATTCTTATCAATGGTATCCCAGTGGTTCAGATTGAATTGAAAACTCTTGAGATTTCTCCTCGCAAAGCGATGCAACAAATCGTTGATTATAAAAATGATCAGGGAAATGGTTACAATAATACATTGCTTTGCTTTATGCAATTATTTATTGTTAGTAACAGAAGTAATACGTATTATTTCTCTAACAACAAGAATCAGCATTTTAGTTTTAACGCTGATGAACAGTTCTTGCCTGTTTATCAATTTGCTGATGAGCAGAATAAAAAGATTACTCATTTAGATTCTTTTGCTGAAAAGTTTTTACCCAAATGTACATTGGGTGAAATGATTAGTAAATATATGGTTTTGGTGGAAAGTGAACAGAAGCTATTGGTAATGCGTCCGTATCAAATTTATGCCGTAAAAGCTATTGTAAACTGTATTCATCAGAATCGAGGCAATGGCTATATCTGGCATACAACAGGAAGTGGAAAAACACTTACCTCTTTTAAAGCCTCAACATTGTTGAAAGACAATCCAGATGTAGAAAAATGTCTTTTTGTCGTGGATCGTAAAGACTTGGATAGACAAACGCGCGAAGAATTCAATAAGTTTCAAGAGGGAAGTGTTGAAGAAAATACGAATACGGAGACTTTAGTAAGGCGCTTATTATCTACTGATTATGCGGACAAGGTAATTGTGACTACCATTCAGAAATTAGGATTAGCCTTGGATGGAAATAACAAAAGGAATTACAAAGAGCGACTAGAACCGCTAAGTAAAAAGCGAATTGTTTTCATTTTTGATGAATGTCATCGTTCGCAATTTGGTGAAAATCATAAGGCGATTAAAGAATTCTTTCCCAATGCTCAACTCTTTGGTTTCACAGGAACTCCTATTTTTGATGAAAATTCAACTCAAAGTATAAGGGAAGGAGAATATGCCTCCAACAAAACAACCAAAGATATTTTTGAAAAGGAACTTCATGCCTATACGATTACCAATGCAATAGATGACAGAAATGTACTTCGTTTTCATATAGATTATTTTGAAGGGCAAGGTAATATAAAACCTAAAGTTGGAGAAACAATTACCCAACAAGCTATTGTGGAAACTATTATAGAAAAACATAATGCTGCAACTAACTCTAAGCGTTTTAATGCTGTCTTAGCAACAGCCTCTATCAATAATGCGATAGAATACTACAATCTCTTTAAAGAGATTCAGAAACAAAAACAAAAAACAGACAAAGATTTCATTTCACTAAATGTGGCTTGTGTTTTCTCTCCTCCTGCAGAAGGCAATAAAGACATTCAGCAAATTCAGGAAGATTTGGAACAAGAAAAAGAAGACAATAAGCAGAATCCTGATGAAAAAAAAGCAGCTTTAAAAAGTATAATTAAAGATTATAACAAGCAATATGGTACCAATCATAGTATTTATGAATTTGATTTGTATTATCAAGATATACAAAAGCGTATAAAAGATCATAAATATAGCAATTCGGATTATCATCATAAAAATAAGATTGATATTGTAATTGTGGTAGATATGTTACTCACTGGATTTGATTCTAAATATCTAAATACACTTTATGTAGATAAGAATCTAAAATATCATGGCCTGATACAGGCTTTTTCGAGAACTAATCGTGTGCTCAACGATACTAAGCCGTATGGAAACATTTTAGATTTTCGACATCAAGAAACATCCGTAAATGAAGCCATTGCATTATTTTCCGGAGAAAAATCAGATGAAGAGGCTAAGAAAATTTGGCTAGTAGATCCTGCACCGGTAGTAATTGCAAAATACAAAGAAGCTGTGGTTGCTTTGGGTGATTTTATGGCGCAAAATAATTTAGTCTGTGAACCGCAAGCAGTATATAATCTAAAAGGGGATGCAGCCCGAATAGCTTTTGTTAAGAACTTCAAGGAAGTTCAACGTTTAAAAACTCAACTTGATCAATATACAGATTTAGATGAAGACCAAAAAACTGTAATTGAATCAATATTACCAGAAGAAAACCTTCGATCATTCAGAAGCTCATATATAGAAACGGCTAAACAGTTTAGGGAAATACAGCAAAAACAAGGGGATCAAGCTCCTGTCGAAGTGCAACAACTTGACTTTGAGTTCGTACTTTTTGCATCCGCAGTGATTGACTATGATTATATCATGGAATTAATTGCTGATAGTACCCAAAAGAAACCAACTAAGCAAAAACTGACTAAAGGTCAAATTATTAGTTTGCTTAGCTCTAATTCTAATCTGATGGATGAGCAGGAAGATTTGACGGAATATATCAATAGTTTAGATTGGAATAGTGGACAAGATGTAAATTCATTACGTGAAGGTTACGACACTTTCAAAATAGAAAAAAATGAGAAGGAGATAGCAGAGATTGCAAATAGGCACGGGTTGCCGCCATCAATCTTAAAAGATTTTATAGATAAAATTATGCGTCGGATGATTTTTGACGGAGAGAAACTGACTGATTTATTGGAACCTTTAGATTTAAGTTGGAAAGAACGTCGTACAAAAGAACTCGCATTGATGATAGACTTAGTTCCTCATTTGAAAAAACAAGCTCAGGGACGTGAAATATCTGGGTTAGCAGCATACGAATAA
- a CDS encoding AAA family ATPase, with protein sequence MDFKEKGKVKKEGQSDTLYFNAFTEDLFSWDNDLENDTNRVLKINARSNFFSGFRELALEEKIFAYLERYAEFDFKIDYEKWEVSFSKVIKNPIHKSNSEVPEYIVQNNIKISRGEENIFIWCVFLAICELTIDGQESYNWVKYIYIDDPISSLDDNNAIAVASDLSKLVRSGINKVKTVISSHHNLFFNVMCNELKKNRCKRYFLHKNGADGHTLRATDDAPFFHHVALLSELKDAVDSDKINTYHFNMLRSIMEKTSTFFGYDDFSKCIHGVDDETLYARSLNLLSHGKYSIYEPIEMGIDNKELFKNILQAFLEKYEFYLPEILVEETKQSSLL encoded by the coding sequence ATGGACTTCAAAGAAAAAGGGAAAGTGAAAAAGGAAGGACAGTCTGATACACTATATTTTAACGCTTTCACGGAAGACCTTTTTTCATGGGATAATGATTTGGAAAACGATACAAATCGTGTCCTCAAAATAAATGCAAGATCAAACTTTTTTAGCGGATTTAGAGAGTTAGCACTGGAAGAGAAAATATTTGCTTATTTGGAGAGATATGCTGAATTTGATTTCAAAATTGACTATGAAAAATGGGAGGTCTCTTTTAGCAAAGTAATTAAAAATCCCATACATAAATCGAATTCAGAAGTACCTGAGTATATCGTTCAGAATAATATAAAAATTTCTCGTGGTGAAGAGAATATATTTATATGGTGTGTTTTTCTTGCTATTTGCGAATTGACTATCGATGGGCAAGAATCTTATAATTGGGTTAAATATATTTATATTGATGATCCAATTTCTTCATTAGATGATAACAATGCAATTGCTGTAGCAAGTGATTTGTCAAAGTTAGTAAGAAGTGGAATTAACAAAGTTAAAACAGTTATTTCTTCTCATCACAACCTCTTTTTTAACGTGATGTGTAATGAGTTAAAGAAAAATAGATGTAAACGTTATTTTCTGCATAAAAATGGAGCTGATGGACATACCTTGCGAGCAACGGATGATGCTCCATTCTTCCACCATGTTGCACTGTTAAGCGAGTTGAAAGATGCGGTTGATTCAGATAAGATCAATACTTATCATTTCAATATGTTACGCAGTATTATGGAAAAAACATCTACATTCTTTGGTTATGATGACTTTTCGAAATGTATTCATGGAGTAGATGATGAAACTCTGTATGCACGTTCATTGAACTTGTTAAGTCATGGAAAATATTCCATTTACGAACCAATAGAAATGGGTATAGACAACAAAGAACTTTTTAAAAACATACTACAAGCATTTCTCGAAAAATATGAATTTTATCTTCCTGAAATACTTGTTGAAGAAACAAAACAATCCAGCCTATTATGA
- a CDS encoding type I restriction-modification system subunit M, which translates to MTLQDQKQLGKTLWDIADQLRGAMNADDFRDYMLSFLFLRYLSDNYEEAAKKELGRDYPQLNEVDKHTALGIWYKNNDADILDFEKQMRRKVHYVIKPEFLWSNIAEMARTQNGELLETLENGFRYIENESFESAFQGLFSEINLNSEKLGKIPSERNKKLCVIIQKIAEGIAKFSTDTDILGDAYEYLIGQFAAGSGKKAGEFYTPQQLSTILSKIVILDSQNPALGEKNKLDKVLDFACGSGSLLLNVRRQMGDSNGSIGKIYGQEKNITTYNLARMNMLLHGLKDTEFEIHHGDTLLNDWDILNEMNPAKKMEFDAIVANPPFSLKWEPNDTLAEDFRFKSYGIAPKSAADFAFLLHGFHFLSGEGTMAIILPHGVLFRSGAEERIRTKLLKDNNIDTVIGLPSNLFFSTGIPVCILVLKKCKKFEDVLFINASEHFEKEKRQNRLREGEDGKPNDIQKIIETYQFRKEEDRYSRRVSLDEIEENGYNLNISRYVSTFVEEEPVDIHAVMAEIKDLEAKRAELDKEIEVYLKELGLVP; encoded by the coding sequence ATGACATTACAAGATCAAAAGCAATTGGGTAAAACCCTTTGGGATATAGCAGATCAACTGCGGGGAGCGATGAATGCGGATGATTTCCGTGATTATATGTTGTCATTCCTATTTCTCCGATACTTGTCTGACAACTACGAAGAAGCAGCCAAGAAAGAATTGGGTAGAGATTATCCACAATTAAATGAAGTAGATAAACACACTGCTTTAGGAATATGGTATAAAAATAATGACGCAGACATATTAGATTTTGAAAAACAGATGCGTCGGAAAGTCCATTATGTTATAAAACCAGAATTTTTATGGAGTAATATTGCGGAAATGGCTCGGACTCAAAATGGAGAGTTGTTAGAGACGCTTGAAAATGGTTTTAGATATATTGAAAATGAATCATTTGAAAGTGCTTTTCAAGGTTTATTTTCAGAAATCAATTTGAACTCAGAAAAGCTAGGCAAAATACCTTCTGAAAGAAATAAAAAGCTTTGTGTCATTATTCAGAAAATAGCTGAAGGAATAGCTAAGTTTTCTACCGATACAGATATTTTAGGTGACGCATATGAATATCTTATTGGACAATTTGCTGCTGGTTCTGGAAAAAAAGCAGGAGAATTTTATACACCTCAACAGTTATCTACTATTTTATCTAAAATTGTCATTTTGGATAGCCAAAATCCGGCATTAGGCGAAAAGAATAAATTAGATAAGGTGTTGGACTTTGCCTGTGGATCAGGTTCTTTATTACTGAACGTCCGCAGACAGATGGGCGACAGTAATGGAAGCATAGGCAAAATATATGGACAAGAGAAAAATATCACGACATATAATCTTGCCCGAATGAATATGCTCCTACATGGACTTAAAGATACTGAGTTTGAAATTCATCATGGAGACACCTTATTAAATGACTGGGATATTCTGAATGAGATGAACCCCGCAAAAAAAATGGAATTTGATGCAATTGTTGCTAATCCTCCATTTAGCTTAAAATGGGAGCCTAATGATACATTGGCAGAAGATTTTCGATTTAAAAGTTATGGCATTGCACCAAAATCTGCAGCTGACTTTGCATTTTTATTACACGGTTTTCATTTTCTCTCAGGAGAGGGTACAATGGCGATAATATTGCCACATGGAGTTTTGTTCCGCAGTGGAGCCGAAGAACGTATTCGTACAAAATTACTGAAAGATAATAACATAGATACTGTTATTGGTTTACCTTCTAATTTGTTTTTTTCAACAGGTATTCCGGTTTGTATTTTGGTATTGAAAAAGTGCAAAAAGTTTGAAGATGTCCTTTTCATTAACGCCAGTGAGCATTTTGAGAAGGAGAAAAGACAGAATCGTTTACGAGAAGGTGAAGATGGAAAACCTAATGATATTCAGAAAATAATTGAAACCTACCAATTCAGGAAAGAGGAGGATCGCTACTCTCGAAGAGTTTCATTAGATGAGATTGAGGAGAATGGATATAATCTGAATATATCTCGGTATGTAAGTACCTTTGTAGAAGAAGAACCAGTTGATATTCATGCTGTAATGGCTGAGATCAAAGACCTTGAAGCTAAACGTGCAGAACTTGATAAAGAAATCGAAGTTTATCTCAAAGAATTGGGATTAGTTCCTTAA
- a CDS encoding restriction endonuclease subunit S codes for MKEENKKKGYVPNLRFPQFEGEWKKYKVSDVLEFFPTNSLSWDQLEYGTDNIYNLHYGLIHKGLPTQIELDKCSLPNIREESGPKNYVFCKDGDVAFADASEDTNDVGKVVEFLNCKNRNIVCGLHTIHGRDKNNLTIKGFKGYAFSSKVFRHQIRRLSQGTKIYSISSKNFKDISIGIPSKEEQYKIATLLRLLDERTATQNKIIEDLRLLKSTISNLLLRNPNWKKYKIKDIGELGRGRVISTTEIKSQQTPKYPVYSSQTSNNGIMGYLDTYAFEGEYLTWTTDGANAGTVFYRKGKFNCTNVCGTIKVNDQHNPYFVSQCLQLVTRKYVSTDLANPKLMNNTMASIEITLPDKETQEFISDLLWCIDEKYSLENELVSRHMDVKKYLLSNLFA; via the coding sequence ATGAAAGAAGAAAATAAAAAAAAGGGCTATGTGCCAAATTTGAGATTTCCGCAATTTGAAGGGGAGTGGAAGAAATATAAAGTATCAGATGTTTTAGAGTTCTTTCCAACTAATTCTTTATCATGGGATCAGCTAGAATATGGAACAGATAATATATACAATTTGCATTATGGACTAATTCATAAAGGTCTCCCGACTCAAATAGAACTAGATAAATGCTCTTTACCAAACATTCGGGAGGAATCTGGTCCTAAAAATTATGTTTTTTGTAAAGATGGTGATGTTGCTTTTGCAGATGCATCAGAAGATACAAATGATGTTGGAAAAGTTGTTGAATTCTTAAACTGTAAAAATAGGAATATAGTATGTGGTTTGCATACAATTCATGGTAGAGATAAAAACAATTTAACCATTAAGGGCTTTAAGGGGTATGCTTTTTCTTCGAAAGTATTTCGGCACCAGATTAGAAGACTATCTCAAGGGACAAAAATATATTCAATTAGTTCAAAAAATTTTAAGGATATCTCTATTGGAATTCCTTCGAAAGAAGAACAATATAAAATTGCAACTTTGCTAAGGCTTCTTGATGAACGCACTGCAACCCAAAACAAAATAATAGAGGATTTGAGGTTGTTAAAGAGTACGATAAGCAATCTACTTCTTCGAAACCCAAATTGGAAGAAATATAAGATTAAAGATATTGGAGAATTAGGAAGGGGGCGTGTAATAAGTACAACAGAAATAAAAAGTCAACAAACCCCCAAATATCCCGTATATTCGTCTCAAACATCGAACAATGGAATTATGGGATACCTTGATACATATGCTTTTGAAGGAGAGTATTTAACGTGGACTACTGATGGGGCTAATGCTGGCACCGTGTTTTATCGTAAAGGAAAGTTTAACTGCACCAACGTTTGTGGTACGATAAAAGTTAACGATCAGCACAATCCATATTTTGTTTCACAATGTTTGCAATTGGTTACAAGGAAGTATGTATCAACAGATCTGGCTAATCCAAAACTTATGAATAATACAATGGCTTCGATTGAAATTACTCTCCCTGATAAAGAAACACAAGAATTTATTTCCGACTTGCTTTGGTGCATTGATGAAAAATATAGTCTTGAGAATGAGTTAGTAAGTCGACATATGGATGTGAAAAAATATTTGCTTTCAAATCTGTTTGCTTGA
- a CDS encoding restriction endonuclease subunit S: protein MSTIRHTLFTEIDKSNAETKRIKDILDYEQPTKYIVENTDYQNDISLIPVLTANKAFVLGYTSENYGIYDKGDCIIFDDFTMDLKYVNFPFKVKSSAIKILTSGSNVNIKYVFEYLSFLDLTSSDHKRHYISEVESMPMYIPEVKVQNSLSNLFTALDKKIKMETDYLYLLSTEKRCFLDNLFV, encoded by the coding sequence TTGAGTACGATAAGACATACTCTATTTACGGAAATTGACAAGTCTAATGCTGAAACAAAACGAATAAAAGATATTCTTGATTATGAGCAACCTACTAAGTATATAGTGGAAAATACAGATTACCAAAACGATATATCCCTAATTCCAGTATTAACAGCCAATAAAGCCTTTGTATTAGGTTATACCTCTGAGAACTATGGCATTTATGATAAAGGAGATTGCATAATATTTGATGACTTTACTATGGATTTGAAGTATGTTAATTTTCCATTCAAGGTTAAGTCATCAGCGATAAAAATATTGACTTCGGGGTCTAACGTAAATATCAAATATGTTTTTGAATACCTCTCTTTTCTTGATCTTACATCAAGTGACCATAAACGTCATTACATTTCTGAAGTAGAGTCTATGCCAATGTATATTCCTGAGGTTAAAGTGCAGAATAGTCTTTCAAACCTTTTCACGGCATTAGATAAAAAGATTAAAATGGAAACTGATTACCTCTACCTATTGTCAACCGAAAAACGATGTTTTTTAGACAATTTATTTGTATAG